The following are from one region of the Carcharodon carcharias isolate sCarCar2 chromosome 27, sCarCar2.pri, whole genome shotgun sequence genome:
- the LOC121270481 gene encoding 40S ribosomal protein S24-like codes for MSGTVTIRTRKFLTNRLLQRKQMVVDVLHPGKATVPKTEIREKLAKMYKTTPDVVFVFGFRTQFGGGKTTGFAMVNDSLDYAKKNEPKHRLARHGLLERKKVSRKQRKERKNRMKKVRGTAKANVGAGKK; via the coding sequence ATGAGTGGCACTGTGACCATCAGAACAAGAAAGTTCTTGACAAACCGCTTGCTCCAACGCAAGCAAATGGTTGTCGATGTCCTCCACCCTGGCAAAGCCACAGTTCCCAAGACAGAAATTAGGGAGAAGTTGGCAAAAATGTACAAAACAACGCCAGATGTTGTGTTTGTATTTGGCTTCAGGACGCAATTTGGTGGTGGCAAAACAACAGGATTTGCCATGGTCAATGATTCCTTGGATTACGCCAAGAAGAATGAGCCCAAACACAGGCTGGCAAGGCATGGCCTATTGGAGAGAAAGAAGGTTTCCAGGAAACAGCGAAAGGAACGCAAGAACAGAATGAAGAAAGTTCGGGGCACAGCTAAAGCAAACGTTGGTGCCGGCAAAAAGTAA